Proteins encoded in a region of the Isosphaeraceae bacterium EP7 genome:
- the tsaD gene encoding tRNA (adenosine(37)-N6)-threonylcarbamoyltransferase complex transferase subunit TsaD encodes MTEPEPAAGGDQTPPAGRPTILILAIETTCDETGVAILEGPRPPLLGVPRVRSSVVASQVALHERFGGVVPEVAAREHLRQFLPVLDEALRQAGVSLPEIGAVAVATRPGLVGALIVGLTAAKSLAVALDVPLVAVDHLEGHLYACQMAHPEAEVYPCVGLVVSGGHTSLYSCSGPLDHKLLGGTIDDAAGEAFDKVSTLLGLGYPGGPGIERAALEGNPKAFRFPRSLIHEDRLAFSFSGLKTAVLYALKGQDARSEGKDLSPALVADVAASFQAAVLDVLVSKTRQALKHTGHHRIGIGGGVAANSAFRARMQRLADEEQAELFIPPLSLCTDNAAMAGIALPKLAAGQVASLDVDVTSGLVR; translated from the coding sequence ATGACTGAGCCAGAGCCGGCGGCCGGCGGGGACCAGACCCCGCCGGCCGGGCGCCCGACGATCCTGATCCTCGCCATCGAGACCACCTGCGACGAGACCGGCGTGGCCATCCTGGAAGGCCCCCGGCCCCCCTTGCTCGGAGTTCCGCGCGTCAGGTCCAGCGTCGTCGCCTCGCAGGTGGCCCTTCACGAGCGTTTCGGCGGAGTCGTTCCCGAGGTCGCCGCCCGCGAGCATCTACGCCAGTTCCTCCCCGTGCTCGACGAGGCCCTACGCCAGGCCGGCGTCAGCCTGCCCGAGATCGGCGCCGTCGCCGTGGCCACCCGCCCGGGTCTCGTCGGTGCCCTCATCGTCGGCCTGACCGCCGCCAAGTCGCTCGCCGTCGCCCTCGACGTCCCGCTCGTCGCCGTCGACCACCTCGAAGGCCACCTCTACGCCTGCCAGATGGCCCACCCCGAGGCCGAGGTCTACCCGTGCGTCGGCCTGGTCGTCTCGGGCGGCCACACGAGCCTTTATTCGTGCTCCGGCCCGCTCGACCACAAGCTCCTGGGCGGCACCATCGACGACGCGGCCGGCGAGGCCTTCGACAAGGTGTCCACTCTCCTCGGGCTTGGCTATCCCGGAGGCCCCGGCATCGAGCGAGCGGCCCTCGAAGGCAACCCGAAAGCCTTCCGCTTCCCTCGTTCGCTCATCCACGAGGACCGACTCGCCTTCAGCTTCTCGGGCCTGAAAACGGCCGTCCTTTATGCCTTGAAGGGCCAGGACGCCCGCAGTGAAGGGAAGGACCTCTCCCCCGCCCTCGTGGCCGATGTCGCCGCCAGCTTCCAGGCCGCCGTGCTCGATGTCCTCGTCAGCAAGACCCGTCAGGCGCTCAAGCACACCGGCCATCATCGGATCGGGATCGGCGGCGGGGTCGCGGCCAACTCGGCATTCCGGGCCCGGATGCAGCGACTGGCCGACGAGGAGCAGGCCGAGCTCTTCATCCCGCCGCTCTCGCTCTGCACCGACAACGCGGCCATGGCCGGCATCGCCCTGCCCAAGCTCGCCGCCGGCCAGGTCGCGAGCCTCGATGTCGACGTCACTTCGGGCCTCGTCCGCTAG
- a CDS encoding S41 family peptidase has product MPRRKLLAIAMVGAITVPLWQNSQAAKPKDEVMELYGVFVDAVEMVEMNYVRPVSRKDLLEAALRGMLQELDPHSSYINTGQMKNFRRQIEGKFGGIGIQVNADPEINRLKVISPMVGTPAYNAGVLAGDTILKIDDTTTEGMDLDKAIELLQGRPGTNVRLEVLHEGIEKVENITLARAIIDLPSVYGNVRKADDTWDFMLDADKKVGYIRITNFMQNTTDEVKHALEDLKAQGMKGLILDLRDDPGGLLSSAVEISDLFLEEGQIVSTKGRNTAPKTFDAEKEGTYSDFPMAVLVNQNSASASEIVSAALQDHERAIVVGQRSFGKGSVQNILDLEDGNSFLKLTVATYWRPSGKNIHRFKEAKDSDEWGVSPDKGYEVKYTPEEYYAWAIDRRDRDQASSHNKPKAPKVEAPVEKTKDAPKADEAKPKDEAKPKDAEKTSPAPNEDNPAKEQSGKIRKPFIDRQLIKAVEFVTGKMVAAK; this is encoded by the coding sequence ATGCCTCGCAGGAAACTGCTCGCGATCGCGATGGTGGGAGCCATCACCGTCCCCCTCTGGCAGAATAGCCAGGCGGCCAAGCCCAAGGACGAAGTGATGGAGCTCTACGGCGTCTTCGTCGACGCCGTCGAGATGGTCGAGATGAACTACGTCCGGCCCGTCTCGCGCAAAGACCTCCTGGAAGCGGCCCTCCGCGGCATGCTCCAGGAGCTCGACCCGCACTCGTCCTACATCAACACCGGCCAGATGAAGAACTTCCGCCGCCAGATCGAAGGGAAGTTCGGCGGGATCGGCATCCAGGTCAACGCCGACCCCGAGATCAACCGGCTCAAGGTTATCTCCCCCATGGTCGGCACCCCCGCCTACAACGCAGGGGTCCTCGCCGGCGACACCATCCTCAAGATCGACGACACCACCACCGAGGGGATGGACCTCGACAAGGCCATCGAGCTGCTCCAGGGACGCCCCGGCACGAACGTCCGCCTGGAAGTGCTGCACGAAGGCATCGAGAAGGTCGAGAACATCACTCTGGCACGGGCCATCATCGACCTGCCCAGCGTCTACGGTAATGTTCGCAAGGCCGACGACACCTGGGACTTCATGCTCGACGCCGACAAGAAGGTCGGCTACATCCGCATCACCAACTTCATGCAGAACACGACCGATGAGGTCAAGCACGCGCTCGAGGACCTCAAGGCCCAAGGGATGAAGGGTCTCATCCTCGACCTGCGTGACGACCCGGGCGGGCTGCTCAGCTCGGCCGTCGAGATCTCCGACCTGTTCCTCGAAGAAGGACAGATCGTCAGCACCAAGGGACGCAACACCGCCCCCAAGACCTTCGATGCCGAGAAGGAAGGGACTTACAGCGACTTCCCCATGGCCGTCCTGGTCAACCAGAACTCCGCCAGTGCTTCGGAGATCGTCTCCGCCGCCCTCCAGGACCACGAACGCGCCATCGTTGTTGGGCAGCGCTCGTTCGGCAAGGGGTCGGTTCAGAACATCCTCGACCTGGAAGACGGCAACTCGTTCCTCAAGCTCACCGTCGCCACCTACTGGCGCCCCTCGGGCAAGAACATCCACCGCTTCAAGGAAGCCAAGGATTCCGACGAGTGGGGCGTCTCGCCCGACAAGGGCTACGAGGTGAAGTACACCCCCGAGGAGTACTATGCCTGGGCCATCGACCGCCGCGACCGCGACCAGGCCAGCTCGCATAACAAGCCCAAGGCCCCCAAGGTCGAAGCCCCTGTCGAAAAGACTAAGGACGCCCCCAAGGCCGACGAGGCGAAGCCCAAGGACGAGGCGAAGCCCAAGGACGCGGAGAAAACCAGCCCGGCTCCCAATGAGGACAACCCGGCCAAGGAGCAATCCGGCAAGATCCGCAAGCCGTTCATCGACCGCCAGCTCATCAAGGCCGTCGAGTTCGTCACGGGAAAGATGGTCGCCGCCAAATGA